A portion of the Celeribacter baekdonensis genome contains these proteins:
- a CDS encoding DMT family transporter yields the protein MGRIDVKTSGLLLLTLIAFAGNSLLTRAALSDPAHATSGSAIAFAAVRLMSGAVVLAGLATWRHQPLRPSRSDLPTIFALFAYAAAFSLAYVSMSAASGALILFAMVQVTMLALGYLRGHRIGGWAILGVVIALSGLAWLLFPGLTAPPLGAALLMALAGAAWGVYSLLGRGASAPLARTARNFIGTAPLALIAFFLSPMASALTGFGWLMALTSGAVTSALGYALWYAVLPRLSPSLAASAQLSVPVITAFAGALLLGEPMGMRLVMASGLILGGVWLSARG from the coding sequence ATGGGCCGTATCGACGTCAAAACCTCGGGCCTCTTGCTGCTCACGCTCATCGCCTTTGCGGGCAATTCGCTTTTGACCCGTGCCGCGCTGTCGGACCCGGCGCATGCGACAAGTGGCAGCGCCATAGCATTTGCGGCCGTGCGGTTGATGTCTGGGGCGGTGGTTTTGGCTGGTTTGGCAACGTGGCGCCATCAGCCTCTGCGCCCAAGCCGGTCCGATCTGCCGACCATTTTCGCATTGTTCGCCTATGCCGCCGCGTTTTCGCTCGCCTATGTCTCGATGTCGGCGGCCAGCGGCGCGTTGATCCTGTTTGCGATGGTTCAAGTCACCATGTTGGCGTTGGGCTATCTGCGGGGCCACCGGATCGGGGGCTGGGCGATTTTGGGCGTTGTGATTGCCTTGTCGGGGCTGGCGTGGCTGCTGTTTCCGGGCTTGACCGCCCCGCCTTTGGGCGCGGCGCTTTTGATGGCACTCGCGGGGGCGGCTTGGGGCGTTTATAGCCTGCTTGGGCGCGGGGCCTCGGCGCCACTGGCGCGCACGGCGCGTAATTTTATCGGTACGGCACCCTTGGCGCTGATCGCGTTTTTCCTTAGCCCAATGGCCTCGGCGCTCACCGGGTTTGGCTGGCTCATGGCGCTCACCTCCGGCGCTGTGACCTCGGCGTTGGGCTATGCACTCTGGTATGCGGTGCTGCCGCGGCTCTCGCCGTCCTTGGCCGCAAGTGCACAGCTTTCAGTGCCCGTCATCACCGCATTTGCAGGCGCGCTCTTGCTCGGGGAACCCATGGGAATGCGGTTGGTGATGGCCTCTGGATTGATCTTGGGCGGGGTCTGGCTGAGCGCGCGCGGCTGA
- a CDS encoding helix-turn-helix domain-containing protein produces the protein MAQQKLYAGAKLRETRTRLGLTQRAFAEKLGVSLPYLNQMENNNRPVSTGVVLALAQEFGFDVTELSSGDAERMVTDMREALVDPVFADGAPPLADLRLAASNAPALARAFLELHRAYRQTTERLASMDEALDRENNPARPSAWEEVRDFFHYCDNYIDPVDRAAENFARPHGEHRDVVKAAIDTLERSGINLRASGDSLRRFDPDSGTLTISARASGATRSFQILHQLALVTHGKLLDATLDLARFQSEQARQIARIGLANYFAGAALLPYTEFLATAQEVRHDLELLADRFGASIEQVAHRLSTLQRAGAKGIPFYFVRVDQAGTITKRHSATRLQFARYGGACPLWNVHQAFERPGHFLRQLAETPDGVRYLSIARDVSKPGGAFHAPVRRYAIGLGCEVTHASEMVYADDLDVTKPAAFEPIGISCRICERRDCHQRSIPPLERRLTIDPNNRGTLPYRID, from the coding sequence ATGGCTCAGCAGAAACTCTATGCCGGTGCGAAACTGCGCGAGACCCGGACGCGTCTGGGCCTGACCCAACGCGCCTTTGCCGAAAAACTTGGCGTGTCCCTGCCCTATCTCAACCAGATGGAAAACAACAACCGCCCGGTCTCCACTGGCGTGGTCTTGGCGCTGGCGCAGGAATTTGGCTTTGACGTCACCGAGCTTTCCTCAGGCGACGCCGAACGCATGGTCACCGACATGCGCGAGGCCTTGGTTGATCCGGTCTTTGCCGATGGCGCACCGCCCTTGGCCGATCTGCGCCTTGCCGCCTCCAATGCCCCCGCTTTGGCGCGCGCCTTTTTGGAACTGCACCGCGCCTATCGCCAAACCACCGAACGGCTGGCCTCGATGGACGAGGCACTGGACCGCGAAAACAATCCCGCCCGCCCCAGCGCATGGGAAGAGGTGCGCGATTTCTTTCATTATTGCGACAATTATATCGACCCGGTGGACCGCGCGGCGGAAAACTTTGCCCGCCCGCATGGTGAGCACCGCGATGTGGTCAAGGCCGCGATTGACACATTGGAGCGCAGCGGCATCAATCTGCGCGCCTCCGGTGATAGCCTGCGCCGGTTTGACCCGGACAGTGGCACATTGACCATTTCAGCCCGCGCCTCAGGTGCGACACGCAGCTTTCAAATCCTGCACCAACTCGCCCTTGTGACCCATGGCAAACTGTTGGATGCGACACTGGATCTGGCGCGTTTTCAATCCGAACAAGCGCGGCAAATTGCGCGCATCGGATTGGCCAATTATTTCGCAGGTGCCGCGCTTTTGCCCTACACCGAATTCTTGGCCACAGCCCAAGAGGTGCGTCACGACCTTGAACTTTTGGCGGATCGCTTTGGCGCGTCAATCGAACAGGTCGCGCACCGGCTGTCCACGCTTCAGCGGGCGGGAGCCAAGGGCATTCCGTTCTATTTCGTCCGTGTCGATCAGGCCGGAACCATCACCAAACGCCACTCTGCCACACGGCTGCAATTTGCCCGCTATGGCGGTGCCTGCCCGCTGTGGAATGTGCACCAAGCCTTTGAACGGCCCGGACATTTCCTCCGGCAATTGGCGGAAACCCCGGATGGGGTGCGCTACCTGTCAATCGCGCGCGATGTGTCCAAACCCGGCGGCGCGTTTCATGCGCCTGTGCGGCGCTATGCGATTGGATTGGGCTGTGAGGTGACCCACGCCTCCGAGATGGTCTATGCTGATGATTTGGATGTGACCAAACCGGCGGCGTTTGAGCCGATTGGGATTTCCTGCCGGATTTGCGAGCGGCGCGATTGCCATCAACGTTCGATCCCCCCGCTGGAACGGCGGCTGACAATTGACCCGAACAACCGTGGCACCCTGCCCTACCGGATCGACTGA
- a CDS encoding META domain-containing protein: protein MYRTPQSPSIALTLALMALATPSLAGDSTETMSYRMICASETFDVTFADEALSITTDNDIYTLPQVPLPQVPSADGAKYATADESTLVWIKGRTASVTLNGTALTDCRLEPRTNPWSAQGNEPGWRVQITGERILFDLNYGEDRLDLRRPDPMPDGARTIYTIPAFALTLTQEDAVCYDDMSGRPYPQTVTLTTATSDFRGCGGDTMALLQGPDWQVKDYAGHPPLEAHPITFAITNTGQLSGSTGCNRFAGQMSITGEGQVMIGPLATTRMACAADAMQQEHNFLASLAAVERFEINESGDLVLLHGNEGAVIAGR from the coding sequence ATGTATAGAACTCCCCAGTCACCCTCCATCGCGCTGACCCTTGCGCTGATGGCTCTCGCCACCCCCAGCCTCGCAGGTGACAGCACCGAAACGATGTCCTACCGGATGATCTGTGCCTCTGAGACCTTCGACGTCACCTTTGCCGACGAAGCCCTTTCGATCACGACAGACAATGACATCTATACCTTGCCCCAAGTGCCCTTGCCCCAAGTGCCGTCCGCCGATGGGGCGAAATACGCAACCGCTGACGAAAGCACGCTGGTCTGGATCAAGGGCCGCACTGCGTCGGTCACGCTGAACGGCACGGCTCTTACCGACTGCCGCCTTGAGCCCCGGACCAACCCGTGGAGCGCGCAGGGCAACGAACCCGGGTGGCGGGTTCAGATCACGGGAGAGCGGATTCTCTTTGATCTCAATTATGGCGAAGACCGCCTTGACCTGCGCCGACCTGATCCCATGCCGGACGGGGCGCGTACAATCTACACCATCCCGGCCTTTGCCCTCACCCTCACCCAAGAAGATGCGGTGTGTTACGATGACATGAGCGGACGACCCTACCCGCAGACCGTCACCCTCACCACGGCGACATCAGACTTTCGTGGCTGTGGCGGCGACACAATGGCGCTTTTGCAAGGCCCGGACTGGCAAGTAAAAGATTATGCGGGCCACCCCCCGCTTGAGGCCCACCCCATCACCTTTGCCATCACAAACACCGGCCAGCTTTCTGGCTCGACGGGGTGCAACCGCTTTGCAGGGCAGATGTCGATCACCGGCGAGGGCCAGGTGATGATTGGACCACTGGCCACCACACGCATGGCCTGCGCTGCGGATGCGATGCAACAGGAACACAACTTTCTGGCCAGTTTGGCCGCTGTTGAGCGCTTTGAAATCAACGAGAGCGGGGATTTGGTCCTGCTGCATGGCAATGAGGGTGCGGTGATCGCAGGGCGCTGA
- a CDS encoding acyl-CoA carboxylase subunit beta, producing MKDIIQELHDRRNEARLGGGQRRIDSQHAKGKLTARERVELLLDEGSFEEFDMFKTHRCTDFGMEESKPYGDGVITGWGTINGRMVYVFSQDFTVFGGSLSETHAEKIVKIMDMAVQNGAPVIGLNDSGGARIQEGVASLAGYAEVFQRNIMASGVVPQISVIMGPCAGGAVYSPAMTDFIFMVKDTSYMFVTGPDVVKTVTNEVVTAEELGGASTHTKKSSVADGAFENDIEALTEVRRLVDFLPLNNREKAPVRPFFDAPDRIDASLDTIIPDNANTPYDMKEVIYKIADEGDFYEIQENHAKNIITGFIRLEGQTVGVVANQPMVLAGCLDIDSSKKAARFVRFCDAFEIPVLTLVDVPGFLPGTSQEYGGVIKHGAKLLFAYGEATVPKVTVITRKAYGGAYDVMASKHLRGDFNYAWPTAEIAVMGAKGATEIIHRADLKDAEKIAKHTASYEARFANPFVAAERGFIDEVIQPRSTRKRITRAFASLRNKKIENPWKKHDNIPL from the coding sequence GTGAAAGACATCATCCAAGAACTTCACGATCGCCGCAATGAGGCCCGTCTGGGAGGCGGACAGCGACGCATCGACAGCCAACATGCCAAAGGCAAACTCACCGCACGCGAGCGGGTTGAGCTTTTGCTTGATGAGGGCAGCTTTGAAGAGTTTGACATGTTCAAAACCCATCGCTGCACCGATTTCGGCATGGAGGAGAGCAAACCCTACGGTGACGGTGTGATCACCGGCTGGGGCACGATCAATGGCCGTATGGTCTACGTGTTCAGTCAAGATTTCACTGTGTTCGGCGGCTCGCTGTCGGAAACCCACGCTGAAAAGATCGTCAAGATCATGGATATGGCGGTGCAAAACGGTGCGCCTGTGATCGGTCTCAACGACTCGGGTGGCGCACGTATTCAGGAAGGCGTGGCCTCGCTTGCGGGCTATGCCGAAGTGTTCCAACGCAACATCATGGCCTCCGGCGTCGTGCCGCAGATCTCCGTGATCATGGGCCCGTGCGCGGGTGGGGCGGTTTATTCGCCTGCCATGACCGACTTTATTTTCATGGTCAAAGACACGTCCTACATGTTCGTCACCGGCCCTGATGTGGTGAAAACCGTGACCAACGAAGTGGTGACCGCCGAGGAATTGGGCGGGGCATCGACCCACACCAAAAAATCCTCAGTTGCCGATGGTGCCTTTGAAAACGACATCGAAGCGCTGACCGAAGTCCGCCGCTTGGTCGATTTCTTGCCGCTCAACAACCGCGAGAAAGCCCCGGTGCGCCCGTTCTTTGATGCGCCGGATCGGATTGACGCGTCGCTCGACACGATCATCCCGGACAACGCCAATACGCCCTACGACATGAAAGAAGTGATCTATAAGATCGCGGATGAGGGTGATTTTTACGAAATCCAAGAAAACCACGCCAAAAACATCATCACCGGCTTTATCCGCCTCGAAGGTCAGACGGTCGGCGTTGTGGCGAACCAGCCGATGGTCTTGGCTGGCTGTCTCGACATCGACAGCTCGAAAAAAGCCGCGCGGTTTGTGCGCTTTTGTGATGCGTTCGAAATCCCGGTGCTGACTCTTGTGGACGTTCCGGGCTTTTTGCCGGGCACCTCTCAGGAATACGGCGGCGTGATCAAACATGGCGCGAAATTGCTCTTTGCCTATGGCGAAGCGACCGTGCCGAAAGTGACCGTGATCACCCGCAAAGCCTATGGCGGTGCCTATGACGTGATGGCGTCCAAGCACCTGCGCGGCGATTTCAATTACGCCTGGCCGACCGCAGAAATCGCGGTGATGGGGGCCAAAGGGGCCACCGAAATCATCCATCGCGCCGATCTGAAGGATGCGGAAAAGATCGCCAAGCATACGGCCAGCTACGAGGCCCGTTTTGCCAATCCGTTTGTCGCCGCCGAACGGGGCTTCATCGACGAGGTGATCCAACCGCGCTCGACCCGCAAACGCATCACGCGGGCCTTTGCCTCTCTGCGCAATAAAAAGATCGAGAACCCGTGGAAAAAACACGACAATATCCCGCTCTAA